A genomic window from Camelina sativa cultivar DH55 chromosome 2, Cs, whole genome shotgun sequence includes:
- the LOC104711765 gene encoding probable receptor-like protein kinase At5g24010 — protein MAILYSRIVSLLFVFLLSSSSSSVFASSFSPSDEYLVNCGSDVDSTVVDNRRFVGDDANAKFFSSEDSIALLGEHLSPNVPQIYRTARVFPRQGKYKFNVNEEGTHMVRLHFNRLNSSKINLDDALFHVTVNGHVVLSNFSGDESSRVVREFLIWVRVGELVIRFVPSKDSNFAFVNAIEVISAPKDLIADVATSVSGDGTERFNGLAKQAMEVVYRINVGGRKVTPFNDTLWRTWLPDDGFFKTADGSSSSSEKVYFTGRIKYRPGGASREVGPDNVYNTARVGKRSNGLVDMSWDFPLSAGGVYKYLIRMHFCDIASKSLGRLYFNIYINGNLAYEDFDISYAAGDVLASPYYIDFVVDHTTADSNKNKSPSGSSITVSVGPSNKTSVDVQGVDAILNGVEIMKMNNSMGSLDGYVSADMILNTCPNRRNVSIFIAMLAFMCIFMSFYIVARRKKARDDYGWTKLSMDVFEDNNPMSGDQLIARKA, from the coding sequence ATGGCGATCCTCTACTCAAGGATCGTATCCCTTCTCTTTGTCTTCCTtctatcctcttcttcttcttctgtatttgcctcttctttctctccttccgATGAGTACCTCGTCAACTGTGGTTCCGACGTTGACTCCACCGTCGTCGACAACCGCCGCTTCGTCGGAGACGACGCAAACGCGAAGTTCTTCTCATCCGAAGATTCAATCGCTCTCCTCGGAGAGCATCTATCTCCGAACGTCCCACAGATCTACAGAACCGCTAGGGTTTTCCCGCGACAGGGGAAATACAAGTTCAATGTCAACGAGGAAGGCACTCATATGGTACGTCTTCATTTCAATCGTCTCAATTCCTCTAAGATCAATCTCGATGACGCTCTCTTTCACGTTACCGTCAACGGTCATGTCGTGCTTAGCAATTTTAGCGGCGATGAATCATCTAGGGTGGTTAGAGAATTCTTGATTTGGGTCCGTGTTGGTGAGCTTGTCATCAGGTTCGTTCCTAGTAAAGATTCTAACTTTGCATTCGTTAACGCCATCGAAGTTATATCTGCGCCTAAGGATTTGATTGCTGACGTTGCGACCTCTGTATCTGGCGATGGAACTGAGAGGTTCAATGGTTTAGCTAAACAAGCTATGGAAGTTGTGTACAGAATCAATGTTGGTGGTAGAAAAGTTACTCCTTTTAATGACACGTTGTGGAGGACTTGGCTTCCTGATGATGGTTTCTTCAAAACCGCTGATgggtcttcttcgtcttctgagAAAGTTTACTTCACCGGTAGGATTAAGTATAGGCCTGGAGGGGCGAGCCGCGAGGTTGGACCTGATAACGTATACAACACTGCTCGTGTGGGTAAAAGAAGCAACGGGTTGGTTGATATGAGTTGGGATTTCCCATTGAGTGCGGGTGGTGTTTACAAGTATCTCATTCGGATGCATTTCTGTGACATAGCTAGCAAATCACTCGGCAGGCTCTATTTCAATATTTACATTAACGGGAACTTGGCCTACGAAGATTTCGATATCTCATATGCTGCGGGTGATGTTCTTGCTTCTCCGTATTACATTGATTTCGTTGTTGATCATACTACTGCTGAttccaacaagaacaagagcCCTTCAGGGTCGTCGATAACAGTAAGTGTTGGACCATCGAACAAGACTAGTGTTGATGTACAAGGAGTTGATGCGATATTGAACGGTGTTGAGATCATGAAGATGAATAACTCAATGGGTAGTCTTGATGGGTACGTTTCAGCAGATATGATTCTGAATACTTGCCCGAACAGAAGAAACGTAAGCATATTCATCGCAATGTTGGCGTTTATGTGTATATTTATGAGCTTCTACATTGTGGCTCGAAGGAAGAAAGCTAGAGATGACTATGGCTGGACTAAGCTATCCATGGACGTCTTTGAAGATAATAATCCCATGTCCGGGGATCAATTGATAGCAAGAAAGGCTTGA
- the LOC104746763 gene encoding uncharacterized protein LOC104746763, with translation MGENNNHHHKEQKPLTYDKSNKPFSSSSSSSSSSTIPSCSFTAMIVLLIFVSYLLYSFSFISFLNPYSPSKFPNTLLVPVIRLGSGQKLEELQQTELKHVVFGIAASSDLWKHRREYVKTWWKPHGDMNGAVWLDTPVNDSVSSSSALPQIKISSDTSSFKYRYRNGHRSAIRITRIVSETVRMLNGTEAERNVRWVVMGDDDTVFFTENLVRVLRKYDHKQFYYIGAPSESHLQNLHQFSYGMAYGGGGFAISYPLAKVLEKMQDRCIERYADLYGSDDRVHACMAELGVPLTKEVGFHQMDVYGDLLGLLSVHPQVPIVSIHHLDVVEPIFPNKSRVNAVKKLMIPAKLDSASLVQQSVCYDTSRQWTMSISWGYTVQITRTYMPARMMEMPTRTFNDWHKRYDFTNVAFNTRPITYTDCQRPRVFYLSRAFSNSSSDQKTTITEYMRHDEWYPSCDWGIADPSDINQIFVYKKPNPDRWNKAPRRDCCRLVPTRKKGTMVLNVAACANDEILAYSDK, from the exons ATGGGAGAAAACaacaatcatcatcacaaaGAGCAAAAGCCACTTACATACGACAAATCTAATAaacccttttcttcttcttcttcttcttcttcttcttcgacgaTACCGTCATGCTCGTTTACAGCGATGATCGTCCTCTTGATCTTCGTCTCGTATCTTTTATACTCATTCAGTTTCATCTCCTTTCTAAACCCATATTCTCCTTCTAAATTCCCTAATACTCTCCTCGTACCCGTAATCCGTCTCGGGTCGGGTCAAAAACTCGAGGAACTACAACAAACAGAGCTCAAACACGTAGTATTCGGAATCGCCGCGTCCTCAGATCTGTGGAAGCATCGTAGAGAATACGTGAAAACATGGTGGAAACCTCACGGAGATATGAACGGCGCCGTTTGGCTCGACACACCCGTCAACGATTCCGTTTCCTCTTCCTCCGCCTTGCCTCAGATCAAAATCTCCTCCGACACGTCGAGCTTCAAGTACCGTTACCGTAACGGCCACAGATCAGCGATCAGGATCACGAGGATCGTCTCGGAGACGGTGAGGATGTTGAACGGGACGGAAGCGGAGAGAAACGTGAGGTGGGTGGTGATGGGCGACGACGACACTGTGTTTTTCACTGAGAATcttgttagggttttgagaAAGTACGATCATAAACAGTTTTATTACATCGGAGCTCCGTCCGAGAGTCATTTGCAGAATCTGCACCAGTTCTCGTATG GTATGGCCTACGGAGGAGGAGGGTTTGCTATAAGCTATCCCTTGGCCAAGGTTTTGGAGAAGATGCAAGATCGTTGTATCGAGAGATACGCCGATCTTTACGGATCAGATGATCGGGTTCATGCTTGTATGGCCGAGCTTGGTGTTCCTCTCACTAAAGAAGTTGGCTTTCACCAG ATGGATGTATACGGGGATCTGCTAGGCTTATTGTCAGTCCATCCACAAGTGCCGATAGTGTCAATCCATCACCTAGACGTAGTGGAGCCTATATTCCCAAATAAAAGCCGAGTCAACGCCGTAAAGAAACTGATGATCCCAGCGAAACTCGATTCAGCGAGTCTTGTCCAGCAGTCGGTATGCTATGATACAAGTCGACAGTGGACAATGTCAATCTCGTGGGGGTACACAGTTCAAATCACGCGTACGTATATGCCAGCAAGAATGATGGAGATGCCTACTCGCACATTTAACGATTGGCACAAACGCTACGATTTCACTAACGTTGCTTTCAACACACGTCCCATAACATACACGGACTGCCAGCGTCCGCGAGTGTTTTATCTCTCTCGCGCGTTTAGCAATTCGTCTTCTGATCAGAAGACTACGATTACCGAATATATGAGGCACGACGAATGGTATCCTAGTTGCGACTGGGGAATAGCAGATCCTTCCGATATCAATCAGATATTTGTCTACAAAAAGCCTAACCCGGATAGGTGGAACAAG GCACCAAGGAGAGATTGTTGTAGATTAGTGCCGACAAGGAAGAAGGGGACAATGGTCCTCAATGTGGCAGCTTGTGCAAATGACGAAATTTTGGCTTATTCTGATAAatag
- the LOC104711757 gene encoding mechanosensitive ion channel protein 1, mitochondrial-like, whose product MAGVRLTILKSLQRSASSAFRKKEPFNLLNSPHIARSITTTCGNPLLDGVSSPSHRPKASSSNLGLKPFNYSIPFLGHYSYARAFSSKPDNFGSIVAPAVTGTGDGSNGDVDWVVKAKDVLQTSVDAVTQTARKTKEASDDMIPHVHQFLDSNPYLKEVIVPISLTMTATLFAWVVMPSVLRRFHTYAMQSSAALLPGGFSNENVPYEKSFWGALEDPARYLVTFIAFAQIAAMVAPTTIAAQYFTPTVKGAVILSLVWFLYRWKTNVITRMLSAKSFGGLDREKVLTLDKVSSVGLFAIGLMASAEACGVAVQSILTVGGVGGVATAFAARDILGNVLSGLSMQFSRPFSMGDTIKAGSVEGQVVEMGLTTTSLLNAEKFPVLVPNSLFSSQVIVNKSRAQWRAIASKIPLQIDDLDKIPEISNEIKEMLKANTKVFLGKEAPHCYLSRVEKSFAELSIGCNLKQMGKEELLTTQQDVLIESVKIIQKHGVSLGTTWDKEL is encoded by the exons ATGGCCGGAGTTAGGTTAACGATTCTCAAGTCACTTCAGAGATCGGCGTCTTCTGCTTTCCGGAAGAAAGAGCCTTTCAATCTCCTAAACTCTCCTCATATTGCCAGGTCCATTACTACTACCTGCGGAAACCCTCTTCTCGACGGAGTCTCCTCTCCCAGTCACAGaccaaaagcttcttcttccaatttgGGCCTTAAGCCTTTCAACTACTCGATCCCTTTCTTGGGCCATTACTCCTACGCAAGAGCTTTCAGCTCCAAACCTGACAATTTCGGAAGCATAGTTGCCCCTGCTGTTACTGGCACTGGTGATGGGAGCAATGGAGACGTTGACTGGGTTGTCAAGGCCAAAGATGTCTTGCAGACTAGTGTTGACGCTGTTACTCAAACTGCTAGGAAGACTAAAGAAGCCTCTGATGATATGATCCCTCACGTTCACCAATTCCTTGACTCCAACCCTTATCTTAAAGAGGTCATTGTTCCCATCAGTCTCACTATGACTGCTACTTTGTTTGCTTGGGTAGTCATGCCTAGTGTTTTGAGGAGGTTTCACACTTATGCTATGCAAAGCTCTGCTGCTTTGCTTCCCGGAGGCTTCTCTAACGAAAATGTTCCTTATGAGAAAAGCTTTTGGGGTGCTTTGGAGGATCCTGCCCGTTACTTGGTCACCTTCATTGCTTTTGCACAAAT TGCCGCGATGGTGGCTCCAACAACAATAGCAGCTCAGTACTTTACTCCAACAGTGAAGGGAGCAGTCATTCTCTCGCTTGTGTGGTTCCTATATCGATGGAAGACCAATGTGATTACCCGAATGTTGTCTGCTAAGAGTTTTGGTGGGCTTGATAGGGAGAAGGTATTGACTTTGGACAAGGTATCGTCAGTAGGTCTTTTTGCAATCGGTTTGATGGCTTCCGCTGAAGCCTGTGGGGTAGCTGTTCAATCTATCTTGACAGTTGGTGGAGTTGGAG gAGTTGCCACTGCTTTTGCTGCCAGAGATATCCTTGGTAATGTGCTGAGTGGTCTGTCCATGCAATTCTCTCGGCCTTTCTCTATGGGAGATACAATTAAA GCTGGATCTGTAGAAGGTCAAGTTGTTGAGATGGGACTTACGACAACGTCTTTGTTGAATGCCGAAAAATTTCCGGTTTTGGTACCCAATTCACTGTTTTCCAGTCAG GTGATTGTGAATAAGTCACGTGCTCAGTGGCGAGCTATAGCATCGAAGATCCCACTGCAGATCGATGACTTGGATAAGATTCCTGAAATATCAAATGAAATCAAGGAAATGTTAAAAGCAAATACAAAAGTTTTCTTAGGGAAAGAAGCTCCCCACTGTTACTTATCGCGAGTGGAAAAATCTTTCGCTGAACTTTCCATTGGGTGCAATCTCAAACAAATG GGTAAAGAGGAGCTACTCACAACACAACAAGATGTCCTTATTGAGTCGGTGAAGATCATACAAAAGCACGGTGTATCGCTGGGAACCACCTGGGATAAGGAACTCTGA